The Bradysia coprophila strain Holo2 unplaced genomic scaffold, BU_Bcop_v1 contig_297, whole genome shotgun sequence DNA window GCTCACGATGCAAATATTTGGATAAAGCGATACATAAGAAAATGACTTGTGAAATCTGGATCAATGGAAGCGTGAGGAGCGTCTGactgaaaaattgtaattttcgtaGGACTTAAGTTTGACCTGGAGGACGGGATTAATGGATGTTCATTGTTCACCCTTAGAAGAGTGTTATAGTAGTAATCggataacaagaaaataactTCCTTCACCTTCGTTTCAAAACTAGAGAGTCACTTTAAATACGGAAATAATTCAGAGAAATTTTGCCAAAAGAAACTACGactgaaaaaaatctttaaactTTTTGAGGAGTGTCGTCATTTGAgttttcaaatgaatgaaatttttttaggcTAAATATCACCATTAGTGTCAGTCCTCATCTCATACATATCCACATCATGCTAAAAATTTTGCATTCGGCACGAttccaatcaaattttcattgactTTATTTTATTGAGATAAACGTTCTATGCAACTCGGCGAAAAATGCTCTTTtacgcacacgatgtgtactGTCACTCGAGGTCGTAGGAACCGACACTCAgtgtgaaaaagtaaaactttcgttgacTTTATTGAGATAGACGTCCTCTTCAACTCGAGTGATTCCTAATCGGTGAAATATCGTCAAACTTATGGCTGAAAATTGCGAACTTTCCTAGGCCTTTTTTcgtgaaattaataaaatttaccgGAAATGTTTTCAGGAATGTACGCCGACGCAATTCGAGGACTTTCGTGTAGCACGGGTACAGACGATTGTAGGCACCGAGCAATGCTGACTGATTATGGTAATGTCTGGATCATCTAAAGAGACATACGTTTCAGTGAAAATGATTCTATTTTGACAATGGAAATTTACCGGAAATGTTTTCAGTAATGTACGCCGACGCAATTCGAGGACTGTCGTGTTCCATCGGGCTGAATCCTCTAAAGGGAACTGCAATCGAAATGTTTCGACAGTTTGCGATGGGACACTTCTTTCCCTTAAATTGTATGCCGCAATTGCCGCACTCCTTTAGCACATCGTCGATTGTCGCTCCGGGTGCAAAGTGCACGGCACCTtctaacaacgaaaaaaatgttcgacgGGGATCCATTTCGGCCTGTTGAACGTAAAAATGTATTGAGGGTttcgaatgaaatgaaaaattcagcGCACCTACAAATTtaactaaatattttctttactttttgCGTAAGCCcttcaattaaattgattcACGACAAATGGCTGCTgtaacgaaaacaatttttacaaaaaaaaaatttaatggttTCTTGTTTGTAACACTGCGTCAGCGACATATAATCCATATAATGGAGGACAAAATATTCGTgcggaaatttaaatttcggaACTATAGCAATTTCATATTGACAAAGTCATTCATTCTCATTGCGTttcatttcacaaatttcttttAGATAACAAAATGCAcagcaataaatttgcatGAAATTGTCTTCCCATTAAAATTGTTAACGTTTCAAATTACACGAAGAGtcgttcatacatttttgtgtgaagagtcgttcatacatttttgtttatttttggttttataggattttagaattttattgttcttaatttttggttttataggattttaggattttttttataaatggaaaatactTATTTCACCGTCCAACGTATAAACTACGCGGTAAATAAGTTTAATTCTATCGAAGACGTAAAGGTGAGCCTCATGACCTGCGGCCACGACTGCCTTCAATTTTCTGGTTAGGTTGGGATCGGCATTTGCAGTacattcgaaaaatttattaccgACACGAGCTGAATAAACGGCTGAATCTCCACCCACGTTTTTATACGGAATATCCGGTCcggctgctaggaatttcgcgccgcgtcttcacaataattgacaaaacgacacattttgtataaggaagatgtcactttgtgggttattgtcAACACCATATCACCGTCAACGACAATATCCTCTTCTCTGAACACCTCTAGCAATATTATGTACAGTTGGTTTTCGTACCCTTGAAATTGTGTAATTTTACCGGATGGCCACTTATATGGCTTGTATGCAAAAGCCGCTCGACGCACTTTTTCGCGAATAGCGGCATTTTACGCGACGTTTCGAACACCGAAACGTTTCAGACATGTCATTTCTCTTCGCAACCTAGTATAATTTACAATACAATTACATTCAAACACATTCGGATCACCTTTTCGTTCACGTTTGATCACAGCGTACGCATACTTATGGTTTTTGCCTGACGAGCACAACGTTTGAAGCTCGGTACCTCTCATCTTTCGGTTTAGAGACGTTGTAGCTTCGACAATTGTGCGTGAATGATCAAAAACATATTCTAAAATGTTTCTCCTATGGCAAACTACACAGCCATACTTGCGCTCAACGTGTTCACATATACACGGATCGGCTTTAGACTGGTTCATCGCGCAATGTAATATATTGTGAAAACGTAAAtgggaaaatttgaattcagcTTCAAATTACGATGTGTACTTTACAAACGTTAGCTTTAGAATGAATGAAAGAGTCGTGCCGCatattttaaacaacaaaTCTGCTATCCCCTCCCACaattaaaaacacaaacacggtacatcacaaaaatttgtagTGGGGATTGTAAAGCAAAGTTTATTTACATTATTGTTGTTGCTGTGTGGAAGTtgttaatagtatattacttccgaggttccaagttgtgtatttgataagtggggtgttccccacttgtcaaataacaacttggaacctcgtaagtacaatgctttacgtgattaggcaatgtaaatgaaaatgaaacatgccgtaacacgtaaaagaTCATACCGCCAAATGGTGTTAGCATTCCTTGCATTATTTTCAGTAAAGTTGTTTTGCCGGCACCGTTTTCACCAAAAAACcgttttcacttaaaattgCAACGGATTATAGTTGCGGAAAATGGAATGCTAAACGACAGTGATACTCCCTATGCATATTCTCGATTCCAAATTGGCATTCAAATTGATCGTGTTGAAGATGACTTCATCTTTGTTGTACATAAAGCTCACTTCGTTCAGTGTAAGAACAGGCGGATTGAGTCGAGAGGTTCAACTTCAGGGAATTTCAACACGACTTCAACTTCCTTTTCGACTGGTTTCAGTTCAGGTCTACAAattgagtaaaatattttcaaattttcattgtccAGTCCACACCGCATAACTGTAACCGCTTTGCTTGTGTATTCTGATATAAGGGTATCGTCAGCTGATCACTTACAGCTTTTCCAGCATTTTTATCTTCGATTGTACGGAAGCAGCTCCGTTCGCGTTGTATCGGAAGCGATCGATAAATTCCTGTACGTGTTGTCTGTGAGCCATTTGAGCTTCGTATTCCTAGACAGAACGTAAGATTGAGAATTCTATTGACAAATTTCCATTCGAGTTTTACCCTTCGCTGAGCCTTATGTTTCTCCGTTCTTGTTTTGTCAAACTGTTCGTAATTGCCTTTGTACACCTCAATGCGTTGGGAATGCAAGTGAAGAATATCTGTCGGTACCGTCTAAAAGCAAATTATCTGGTCGGTATTTTACGTGTCAACCATTTAGTAACTTAGACAAACATCCAAAAAGTTGCGGTCAATTACTTTGGCGCGAATTTTTCTACACAGCAGCTGCATCGGAACCaaacattatttatttatttaaaattggtAAGATGAGCGTATATCAAATTTTTAGAGTTAGAAGTTCGGATTTGCTCAATTGATAGATTTATTTATCGCCAAATATTTCGACCTTAAATCAAGGACATTATCAATGgctgaaaatacattttgatttcaattagACGACAAATAACTTAGGACTATCGATTAATATGTTACCTTAGATCGAAAACAGTAATTTTCATGTCAAAGTTCAAACACGTAGACATTGGAAATTCTTGCCTGTCGAACGATTATCTAAAATACTACAAATTGCAAtcagaaactaaaattttatctcgttagagatatttatttatttatttatatcatTTCATCAATGGCCGGGGCCCCCtgactacaatttaaacaaaattagtATTCACAGTTGAgtgtacaaattaaattctttttaagCTAAGTCGCACAAAGCAtacgaatttaatttcaaatcacaacaaaattgaattcaaagttcataaaaaaaattgaaagctcATCGATGCTTTAACGGTTCACAAATTCCCCTAGCGATGACATTGCCAGGCCAGAGTTTATTATTGACTACAGCATGAAACAGTTCTGACCTAACGGTGACTTTAAATGATACGAAGCTAACCGTGTCCAAATCAACATTGGGTGAAAGCAGTATCTTGCATGACGCATCGTCAACCGACGATATTACGTTATTCTGTATCAAATAATCGATGACTTCCTCTTCGGTAACTGACGGATGTAAGTTGGACACATAAGCAATCTTATGTGTGTCGGACGAACTTTGTTGATGGATTGAACGTTTTAGCGGTTGAACAGGCGAATTTTTGACATTATGAGATCCTTGTAAGAAAGTTGACGATGTTAGCATCTCGGCGAAAGAACTGGAATTAACCGATGGAATTTCGAGTCCCGACGATTCTGTGAGAGTTTCTTTATGATCTGCAACATTATGCATCGGTTTTGGTTGAACGACATCggattgattgatttcagatTTGTTCGGCGAGTTCGATCCATTCAATCCTGGACGATTGACTGACTGATGTGGCGgtgtttcgttttttgttggaGGAGACTACTTGAGTCTTTGGTCTTTTTAATACCACGGTTAACGTTAGGCTTCATCAAGAATGCTGAATTGTTGATTGGTTTTGAATTCTGAATCAATTTGCGCTTACGAGTTGCGGCAGGTAGCGAACGATGGGCATAAGATGACGATGATGTTGGAACAGCAACGgtggaattgaatttattgaataattgAGAAGAAACGTTGGAAGTTGAAGTTTGAACGAAACAGTTGTCACAGAACCATTTAAGATTCGGCATTTCTCGGTAGTATGTACAACAGCGCATCTTTGTTAAAGTTGACACATTCGGCGTGGAAAACTTGGCGACAAATTCCATCACAAATGACTATATTTGGTCGATCATTTCGGAAGGGATCATCACAAACCGTACAGTTGCTCATTTTCCTCAATTCAATACGAATATTCAGCTGGAACGGAACAATAACAAACAGTTAGCGTTGACCGATGACGTTGGATGATGGAGAGCGGTGAGAATCAAAACAGCTATTGTTGTCGTTGCATACGCATACATACAAACATGATTCGTTGTTAAACGCTGAATTCAGTATTTCGTTGATTATCGTCAAATGAACACTCAATTAATAAATACGTTGACGATGatattttatgagaaaaactttttctgtcGTAATTCATAAGTAAGAAAACAGCAACAAGACCGTAAAACAATCGAGATAGAAGCTTTAATCACATGGTCGGCAACTCGTTTTGTCGTCAAATACCGTGGAAGAAAAATGTGCAACATTTGGAGGCCTGGACGTACGGTCGCACTGGATATCCTTTCATCGATGCTATAATGAGACAGTTGCGACAAGAAGGATGGATTCATCTTTGGCCCGACATGCTGTGGCATGTTTCTTGACCAGAGGTAAACTTGAACTCTTGTTGATAGTCTGACGAATTCAAGTCGACGATTCTCTTTACAGGTGACTTGTGGATATCACGGGAAGATGGGCAAAGGGTGTTCGA harbors:
- the LOC119078549 gene encoding ATP-binding cassette sub-family F member 3-like — encoded protein: MQLLCRKIRAKVIDRNFLDTVPTDILHLHSQRIEVYKGNYEQFDKTRTEKHKAQRREYEAQMAHRQHVQEFIDRFRYNANGAASVQSKIKMLEKLPELKPVEKEVEVVLKFPEVEPLDSIRLFLH